The following coding sequences are from one Candidatus Nitrosopumilus sp. SW window:
- a CDS encoding Mov34/MPN/PAD-1 family protein, with protein sequence MLFKKKKFERKVILQKEVLDSILSYCQMKHPNEGILILKGKSKNGEINIDGLVIPPFNYTGPTFAGFPHSFLPFDMSYVGIVHSHPSGSAEPSVTDLNNFFGLVSVIVKSPYTDDSIFAWDSGGNSIPLSIK encoded by the coding sequence ATGTTATTCAAAAAGAAAAAATTTGAACGCAAGGTCATACTTCAAAAAGAAGTTCTTGATAGCATTCTCTCATATTGCCAAATGAAACATCCTAATGAAGGAATCTTGATTCTTAAAGGAAAATCAAAAAATGGTGAAATTAACATCGATGGACTTGTGATTCCACCATTTAATTACACTGGACCTACATTTGCAGGATTCCCTCATTCTTTTTTGCCTTTTGATATGAGTTATGTTGGTATTGTTCATTCTCATCCCAGTGGTTCAGCTGAACCTTCTGTTACTGATTTGAATAATTTCTTTGGATTAGTTTCCGTGATTGTAAAATCTCCTTATACTGATGATTCTATTTTTGCTTGGGATAGTGGGGGAAATTCTATCCCTCTTTCAATAAAATAA
- a CDS encoding carboxypeptidase regulatory-like domain-containing protein, with the protein MYKKAGIVGIFSFLMLFSLVQTSEAELWELIIDLNVEKGAIVSGETVVVTGKVVDHAYKPIRGAEILIRTGSETTKAFTDPWGVFKGEFKDFERVPGTYTVNVIATWYGMTGLETTQFQVKGDASPVSLLQQKLDTEEAIKYLSSNESDFEKDPIGQTLFKYYHGLLQELILENKKALQPNEDELYVEEQRTIAKDLTEQAIEEYSPSNGVFEGLNYDDYVNSLDSEIRDIVVSQLNFTKNLFEEAQIARAQIIANGGTYEEAQQAYLEMITVPREKLEEFNEQKLEELESSEESSEESSEESSEESSEESSEERSDEKND; encoded by the coding sequence GTGTACAAAAAGGCAGGCATAGTAGGAATATTTTCATTCTTAATGTTATTTTCACTTGTTCAGACATCTGAGGCAGAATTATGGGAGTTAATTATTGACCTCAATGTAGAGAAAGGAGCAATAGTTTCAGGGGAAACAGTAGTAGTAACTGGCAAAGTCGTAGACCATGCATACAAACCAATCAGAGGCGCAGAAATATTGATCAGAACAGGTTCTGAAACAACAAAAGCATTCACGGATCCATGGGGGGTTTTCAAAGGAGAATTCAAAGACTTTGAAAGAGTTCCAGGAACTTATACAGTTAATGTAATTGCAACATGGTACGGTATGACAGGATTAGAAACCACACAGTTTCAAGTAAAAGGAGACGCATCACCTGTTTCATTATTACAACAAAAATTAGACACAGAAGAAGCAATAAAATATCTTAGTTCAAATGAAAGTGATTTTGAAAAAGATCCAATAGGACAAACACTCTTCAAGTATTATCATGGATTATTACAAGAATTAATTTTAGAAAATAAAAAAGCACTGCAACCAAATGAAGACGAATTGTATGTAGAAGAACAAAGAACAATTGCAAAAGACCTTACAGAACAAGCAATTGAAGAATATAGTCCAAGTAACGGAGTGTTTGAGGGTTTGAACTATGATGACTATGTTAATAGTTTAGACTCTGAAATTCGAGATATTGTAGTTAGCCAATTGAATTTTACAAAGAATTTGTTTGAAGAAGCCCAAATTGCAAGAGCGCAAATTATTGCAAATGGAGGAACATATGAAGAAGCCCAACAAGCATATCTAGAAATGATTACAGTTCCAAGAGAAAAATTAGAGGAATTTAATGAGCAAAAACTTGAGGAATTAGAAAGTTCTGAGGAATCATCAGAAGAAAGTTCTGAGGAATCATCAGAAGAAAGTTCTGAGGAATCATCAGAAGAAAGGTCTGACGAAAAGAACGATTGA
- a CDS encoding ABC transporter permease: protein MSSITPQEIKQEFLKSKIGIVGITILGILIAISIIAIISIPVETFQEWNNPGNWILYPKVAIPIWVNLFMTEKIPEHKILENPNIQTYSEGEIMLSSHKFGVNFDYGFFPNDFIYVFSSEYSESVLLQMSVIRPDGIKLELLSTSLPHSNTKTIHSERIFSTDESMKKKLLLQSDLFEFDLEGLSSEDIVFSNTKTNQPLKGNYIFSIDMYSVNSEIKNHESKLIIGGKAFGIMGTDELRRDLAIGLLWGTPLALFIGLVVSIASVIMGLLYGVYAGFKGKKTDEVMMRFNDVIYALPALPFLIILSVTISNSIFVLVGFLMIFGWVGIAKVARSMSLQIKTRGYVDAANMMGQKNSKIVLKHILPQLLPYAFASIAISVPAAITTEAGLSFLGLGDPSFPTWGHILHDANTFGAAARGLWWWIMPPGVMIAIAGLAFVFIGNALDAIVNPKLKR from the coding sequence ATGAGCAGTATAACACCACAGGAAATTAAACAAGAGTTTCTTAAAAGTAAAATTGGGATTGTCGGAATCACTATTCTTGGAATTCTTATTGCCATATCAATAATTGCAATTATTTCAATTCCAGTAGAGACATTTCAAGAGTGGAACAATCCAGGAAACTGGATCCTATATCCCAAAGTGGCAATTCCAATATGGGTAAATCTTTTCATGACAGAAAAAATTCCAGAGCACAAGATTCTTGAAAATCCAAATATTCAAACATATTCAGAAGGTGAAATTATGTTGTCATCCCATAAATTTGGTGTTAATTTTGATTATGGGTTTTTTCCAAATGATTTCATCTATGTGTTCTCATCAGAATATTCTGAATCAGTGTTATTACAAATGTCAGTAATAAGACCTGATGGTATAAAATTGGAATTATTATCTACATCATTACCACATTCTAACACAAAAACAATTCACAGTGAAAGAATTTTTTCAACAGATGAATCAATGAAAAAAAAATTATTGTTGCAATCAGACTTGTTTGAATTTGATTTGGAAGGACTGTCATCTGAAGACATTGTTTTTTCAAACACCAAAACAAATCAACCTCTTAAAGGAAATTACATTTTTTCAATTGACATGTATTCAGTAAATTCAGAAATCAAAAATCATGAATCCAAATTAATCATAGGTGGAAAGGCATTTGGAATAATGGGAACCGATGAATTGAGACGAGACCTTGCCATAGGATTGTTATGGGGAACACCACTTGCATTGTTCATTGGTCTAGTTGTATCTATTGCATCAGTAATAATGGGATTGTTGTATGGCGTATATGCAGGATTCAAAGGTAAAAAAACAGACGAAGTGATGATGAGATTCAATGATGTCATCTACGCGTTGCCAGCATTGCCATTTCTCATTATTTTATCAGTCACAATAAGTAACAGCATATTCGTTTTGGTAGGATTTTTAATGATTTTTGGTTGGGTAGGCATTGCAAAGGTTGCCAGAAGCATGTCTCTTCAAATCAAGACTAGGGGATACGTAGATGCAGCTAACATGATGGGACAAAAAAATTCTAAAATTGTGCTTAAACATATCTTACCTCAATTATTGCCATATGCATTTGCAAGTATTGCAATATCAGTTCCAGCAGCAATAACAACAGAAGCAGGTTTGAGTTTTCTAGGGTTAGGCGATCCATCATTTCCAACATGGGGACATATCCTTCATGATGCAAACACATTTGGAGCAGCAGCAAGGGGATTATGGTGGTGGATCATGCCACCAGGAGTAATGATAGCAATTGCAGGACTTGCATTTGTGTTTATAGGAAATGCTCTTGATGCAATAGTTAATCCAAAATTAAAACGATGA
- a CDS encoding ABC transporter permease, with the protein MKRYVATRAVTMFGVLMVTLLITISLVGSNMDTILKQGIVFQVRSEITENPAIAESFSSVEEFERFIQSQIEQRTKVLGLDEPWYSPQRIGLTMYKILLLDFGHATFLTSDAGSSDVKDIIFEKLPRTILLFTTATIIISVIGIFLGALSASKVGSIIDRITSSFAIISSSFPVWWIGMLMIFLFSFTYQIFPARATPDIPSSDPGYIGSLLYHMALPLITIVMIGFGSWAYLVRNFMVGIMQEDFIMAKRTIGIKQKKIIYTHALKNAAPPIVTILALSLSGSLGGAIITEAVFDWPGMGRLYFEAITVMDLPVIIGATYILTVFFLVSIFIADLLYGYFDPRVRTGQ; encoded by the coding sequence ATGAAGAGATATGTTGCAACAAGGGCTGTAACAATGTTTGGAGTTTTAATGGTCACACTGTTAATCACAATTTCGTTAGTAGGATCAAATATGGATACCATTCTAAAGCAAGGAATAGTTTTTCAAGTACGTTCTGAAATAACTGAAAATCCTGCCATTGCAGAAAGTTTTTCATCAGTAGAAGAATTTGAAAGATTCATTCAAAGTCAGATTGAACAAAGAACCAAAGTTTTAGGTCTAGATGAACCATGGTATTCACCTCAAAGAATAGGATTGACAATGTACAAAATATTATTATTGGATTTTGGTCATGCAACTTTTCTTACAAGTGACGCAGGTTCATCAGATGTAAAGGACATAATTTTTGAAAAACTTCCAAGAACAATCCTATTATTCACAACTGCTACAATAATTATTTCAGTAATTGGTATTTTCTTAGGGGCATTGTCTGCAAGTAAAGTTGGATCAATCATAGATAGAATTACGTCAAGTTTTGCAATTATCAGTTCTAGTTTTCCAGTTTGGTGGATTGGAATGTTGATGATATTTTTGTTTTCTTTCACATACCAAATATTTCCTGCAAGAGCAACTCCAGATATCCCATCATCAGATCCAGGATACATTGGTTCGCTGTTATACCATATGGCATTACCACTAATCACAATTGTAATGATTGGTTTTGGTTCATGGGCATATTTGGTAAGAAATTTCATGGTAGGAATTATGCAAGAAGACTTCATCATGGCAAAAAGAACAATAGGAATAAAACAAAAAAAGATAATCTATACACATGCATTAAAAAATGCAGCACCACCAATCGTTACGATTTTAGCTCTTAGTCTTTCAGGATCCTTAGGAGGTGCAATAATTACAGAAGCAGTATTTGATTGGCCAGGAATGGGTAGACTGTATTTTGAGGCAATTACAGTTATGGATTTACCTGTAATAATTGGAGCCACATACATTCTAACAGTATTCTTCCTTGTCAGCATATTCATTGCAGATTTGCTTTATGGTTACTTTGATCCAAGGGTGAGAACAGGTCAATGA
- a CDS encoding ArsC/Spx/MgsR family protein, with protein MISEVERMNADIEKRDFFKDPLSESELKKIIKMTGKKPSELLRKRDKMYKELDLENNKKTDAQIIKLMIKHPGLILRPIIISKNKAFVGKVDTAKIK; from the coding sequence ATGATATCAGAAGTTGAAAGGATGAATGCAGACATTGAAAAACGGGATTTTTTCAAAGATCCACTTTCAGAATCAGAGTTGAAAAAAATTATAAAAATGACAGGAAAAAAACCTTCAGAGTTATTGAGAAAACGTGATAAAATGTACAAAGAATTAGATTTAGAAAATAATAAAAAAACAGATGCTCAAATTATTAAATTAATGATTAAGCATCCAGGTTTAATTTTAAGACCAATTATCATATCAAAAAATAAAGCATTTGTTGGAAAAGTAGATACAGCAAAAATAAAATAA